The region CATAGTACATAGTGTATTGTGCATTGGTTAAAATTTAATGGTGAGAATATGTAAGATCAAAAATTTACCATGTCTTGCCAGCGATGATAAATGCCAGTGATATTGCGGAGCCTCCACTCCTTCAGATCAAACATGTTCATACCAAATGCCCAACCACAAGCATTTGGATCAAAATTCTGAGATATTTTTGGATTAGAAAAATTCAAATACTTATCCAATCTATGAAAGCTCTCCTTACAGGTCTCTATTGCACCATTCACCATCCCTTGCAGATCAACTGACCATAAAGGGGTCAGATCCTTCTGAACAACAATATCATCATCAAGAAACAGAATTTTCTGTAGCTTTGGATAAACTTCAGGGAGATAAAACCTAAGATGATTCAGCATAGATAAGTATTTTGGGTTCCTATACTTGAGATTGTCGGATCCAGAGGTGGTGGAAGATGCTTGATGTGCGTTAAAATAATATTCTCTCATCCGGGCTGATTCAAGCTGACGCAGAACAGTACAGTACGAAGAATTGAGCCATGTAAACTCGTCGACATTCTTAACTTCGATAGCTGCACTAGCAGGAGGGTTGACAAGAAACCACATTCTCATTGATACAAAATTTAACTTATCTGTCACTATATGGAAAACATGCTTTTCGGGCTCCTTTGCATTTAATACTGTTGAGTTTATGACTACAGATGTTGCAAGAACATTATCCGAAAATATGGCGTAATGGTAAAGAGAGGTATCCTCGAGTTTTTCACTGTTTGGAAATGCCTTGTTTTCATAACCTTGCAGTAAATAATCTGTTGCTAAAACTAGAGGCAGGCAATGCAGTGGCCTTGGAACTGTTTTTGCAGCTAGCTGTGTCAAGAATgcactttttttctttttttcacgTATGTTTGTTTCTGTCATCTGAACCATTGTCCTTAGCGTCCTTGCTACTTCAATACAGTCATATAGTTGGTCCTTTGCTAAGGACAGCATGTGACCCATCTCTTTTGCCCGGTCAAGTGCACTGTATATGGAACAGAAAGTTTATACAAGAACACTTACGTACATGCATAAAGGGAACACAAAAGACTTTAAGGAAAGTACCATGGCAGTAGTTCAGCATCAGAATTTGCATCCCCAATTGCATGGTGACTTTTTCTAGACTGTTCAAGTAGAGAATCATAGAGACTGTTGTAATTCTTAGCTTTAGCAATTTTTGCATAAGCTTTAGCCATTATGATCTGATCTCGCATAAGTTTCAGGGTAGAATCAGAATTTGGATTTTCGTATTCTTTCCTCCATATACTGTATCTACCCATAACAGTAGTGTCCAGCCCTCTAGCTCTTTCAACTGCAGCTGCATTCATCTCGCTGTCCACCTCTTTTCCTTGTTGGATTAGCTCCAAAGTTCGCCGCTCCTTCCTTTCTTGGCGTAACTTCTGAAATATGTGAAAAATACGCAAAACGTTGTCCACCGTAAGTTCTGCTACTACATTTAGTGAAATGCCAAAACAAAAGGCACCAGAAACCCGAATCAATACTTTAAATGTAATACAAGAGTATTAAATTAGATCTTAGTATTCTAAAAGGACAGAAAAATCTACTGCAGTAAAAGTAAACTACCCAACTTAATTGAGAACCAACTATAAAAATGACAAAACTGAAGTACTAATATTCACCTGACGCTTGATCTTCAGTGGATGAACTGGAAAAAGCACAAATTGTTGGATTTCATCTCCACTTGAACTTTCATTAGTTTGATGATCATCGCTTACTTCAAATCTTGTTTCAAATTGTAATGGTCTAGCAAATGgctgaaattaaaaaaaaaagaattatatatatatatatatatgtagatagagagagagagagagagactcaTACATATATGCAATATTCGTACAAATCATATGAAGAATCGGTCGGAAATATACAATATTCATAGTATTATAGTTCAACCGACCTAGCTGCATACCACGAGTATAAAAGATATGAAGATTCAGCTTTAATATACCGGTGATTAAAAATACCTTAAAACTCTGTGTATGGTCATCAATAGGGTCCTTCCACACCCAAGAAGCCGACAAGTCCTTTGACCTCACACTCCTGATTCGAACATCACCGGAGATGTCACTGTATGTCACTATTATGTCAATATCCTGCAATGATATTGAATAAAAAGCATTATCATGATGACATCATCATATTTATAAAATATGAGTTGTTTACCTTGTCAGGCAGATGACTGCTAATTGCAGCAGCTGTATCTGTCTGCTCTTGTTCCAACCCAGTAGTCTGTGATATGGGGAGAAGGACCAAACAGTGAAACTTACGATTAAAATAGACGACATTCAAAATTTCACACATAAGTGCCGTACTTGCTAAAAATGACTAGATAATTTCACTTAAATGCATGATTTAGCATGAATATATACAGAATGAAAGCAATAAGAGTTTGTTAATACCTCATGAGAAGGGAAAATCACTGAAATATCACTTAAATTATGGATTAAATGACTTATTCATCATTGAACAAGGGGCCAACTTGCAAAGTGTATCATTACACTCATAAACGATGCATCTAATTAATTAAATTAGGAAAGAACTTCCAAACAGATTTCAGATATCAAAATAATGGAAGTGAACACTTTTCAAGTTTATTTACTGAAAGGTCTGTTCTTACTTATTTAGTTACTCAGATCAAAGATTTTAAGTGTGATGATCCAACTGCAAGTAGGTTCCTAGTTCAATGATAATTAACCATTTTAAGCCCTTAATTTACTGGAACGGATGGTAACTAAATGGCACAATGCTAATAAAACACACACTGAAAGAAAATGATAAAGCTGAGCTATTCTGGAAACAATCAAAAGATGTATAGCATTACCAATAAAAAAGAAGAACAATGGTAACATGTTCTGAGTTAAGAAATAGATAGCAAGGCAAAGACAAGGATAAAAGAAACCATGCTTATATTAATTAGACTCTTGGCTTTTGACCACTGTACTCGTGTCAGATCCTCAGACACAACACTTATTCAGTGTCAGATCCTCAGACACAACACTTATTCAGTGTCAGATCCACTTGACTGAAATTTGGACGCTTTGACAGACTGAAAGgctatatataaaatgaactttggATGCAAAAAAGAAGAGTAGAAGAAGAATGAACACGGCCACCTTAGTATCACCGCAAGGGCATATGTTGACAAAAGAACCCAAAATAATAGTTTTTTGAAAATACACCAGTGATTTGCAAGGTTATATAGTAAATTAGATTTAATTTGAGTTGCATTTTtggaatcaagtatgcatattaGCATCCAATTATGCAACTCCTTTGGTGTTTTGTTTTTTTGCATTTGGTTCCAAATTATGGCAATGCAACCAAGTTTGACATTGCAGTGGACTTGCTCTAAGTATTGAGTCGGACACTTGGAACCGGGTACTACAGTTGGTATGCAGTCCAAGGAACATAGTTTGCCACCCAAAAAACCAAATGGAGCTCAACCAAAAAATATAACTGACACGCAAAAATTTTATAACTTTCTTTTATATAAATCTTCATATCTTTCTAATACAGATTATCTGTCTTATCCAAATCATGTTTTCCACCAAAAAGTCAGATATAGCATGAAGGTAAATTGTGACTAGATAGCGATACAAGCAAAAACCTAATTACTTAGTCTGCTAACAACTGTCCTTAACATGCACATCACCAAAGTCCATCTGAGAccgaaattaaaaaaaaaagagttAAAAGAAATTCAAAATGATTTATAACTGAAAAAATATCGTGGAAACTTATTAATATGAATTACTTCTTCAGCATTTGGCATGCTTAGTCAAACTATGAAACTATAATTATTACATTAATGTGAAGGCATGAACACTTGCCTTTCCTGTACAAATTCACACTAACGGccttaactaaaattttacaACTAAACTTACTACAGTAAGGACTTAGGACTTTACCCAGCAAGACGGTTCCAGTGAACCAAGGGgttaacaaacaaattaaattgGTAATCCAATTTTATGCAATCTCTAATTCTGCTTAATGAGGATCTACAGTCTACAAGATCAATAATCCATACTTGAATTGGCTCTCACATGATATTTGAGTAATTGAGCTACATCTTACCAACATTCTAATTCATTAATCTGGTCAAGTAGGGTAGCAAAGACGAGTATAGCTTAGAATGTGATAAAGTGTTATAAACATTATGTACTATTGGCTTAAGAGATAATATAATTCACAAGTAATGATTAGCGACAACATTGTGATGTAATCTTTGGAGAAGCATAGAAAAATAAAAACCTTTTGTCCGAGCCATTGTGGGCAATCAAATGAGGGCCAAGAGCCTTTGAAGTCTTCTAGACTGCAAAGAAATAAAATGAGTGTGATACACAGCCAAAACGTAGTTAATTATGTGAAGCGGTCCACTTATAACAACCCTGTATAAGTTTACTCTATTTTAGGAATTACATGCATCTAAATTTGATCCATTTTTTTCAGAAAAAAGATGTTTAACATACATACCCTGCTAAAGTACCAGGAAACACCGCTCCAATCAGAACAACATGAATTATGACCTGTACATATACACATCTGGAAGTATAAGAGAATACAAAAATggaaaaacaaacaaaaaaattGACTATACATCGCAAATGCCATAATATGGAAAAAGTCAAGATTACCATCACCGAAAACACATAAACATGTAATATCCTAATATTCAAGCAAAAGAACATATTTAAGGTTTCTGTGAACCAATACATCCATTCCTACGTGAACCAATTCTCAGCACATCTTTTTCCATATTTTTTCATCTCACGTACACAAGTCCTGCATATACAAACATAAAGACACAACACTTTTTCCCGCGTTACATTTACATCAGGTGTTTTAACAAGACTGATTATACTAGTCTTCGGTTATTTCTCGAGTTAGAACAAATTACTATAATTCATCCTTAACCTACAAACTAATCTACATTTTTCACAAATTTTACAAAGCTCCTCTAGAAGTTCACTCAAATCTTCGAGAAATTGTTAAATCACAATATTTCATTTCGAGCGATTTaatactttaaccaaattataCACTAGTAAATCACCAAATTACACACTAGTACGTGAAACAAGTAGTTCATCTCATAAAACAAGTGAAGCTGTAAATGAaactaattaaataaaaaaattgaaaattgaaaagaaaTGTGAGTAAATTGTAAGTTACCTGAAAGATCAAATTGGTGATCCGTGATGATGATATGAGTATTGATCCACAACAAGATTTCATGgatgtgtatgtatatgtatgtatagtGTGTGTACAAAGAGGGATCGCTGCAAATCTACGTAAGGGCTTGTTTGGCACTTGTGATTACTGGCGAGTTAAAACACGGCAGCACTTCTTGCTCCCAAGTTAAAAAAAAAAAGGTAAATTTTCTTTTTACACCAAGATACGTGTTTGTTCTTATAATCCTACTCCCGAGTCCCGAGCTCCCGAATTATAAATAGAATTGAAAGTAAGCGGTGATTTATGCAAATAACatacttttatttaaaaaatggTATAAAACTTCTAATCACttcttaaaaaaaaatgaaaaatgaagTACGTGTAAAGAGAATGAAGAGTGAACTATTTAGGGGTGAGCATAAAACCGCAAAAACCGCCCGCACCGCATCAATCCGCACCGCAAAATGCGGTTTTTAATTTTCGTGGTGCGGTTGCgatttgaatttttaataaatcgcgcggtgcggtgcgggttgtggttttaaatttctaaaatgtggttcaaaccgcaccgcaccgcaccgcaatatttaatatatatatataataattatatttcatgATTTCAATTATTAAGTTTGATTCCATTTAACATATTAAGAGTGTTTGCTTAGTGATCATCTTGTTTCTTTCTGCAAGATCAATTGTTGCGTGGTAATCATCCTATATGTGTTTCTTCAAAAATAATGAGACACGTGGTAAACCACCTATTTAATAGTGAACTCATTTAATTGTCGAGCCAACTTCTACGTTAAACTTTACAGTGTGGAATTTCTAATTTGTATTATTGAACAATATTGCAGACTTTTATATATTATTcggaaatttaattaatttaagttttgtatttatttaaaatttttgaacttgtaaTGTATAAATCGCAGTGAACCGCACCACACCGCACCGCATTTTTGTGGTGTGGTTTATGCGGTTTTTGAGGGTACgcggtgcggttgcggtttggaAATTTGATCAAACCGCATGTGCGGTTTGAGGCAAAAACCGTACCGCTCGCACCGCACTCATCCCTATAACTATTTATAGGGTTCCTGTacattaaaaaatatatttgattaaaattctacgtatctatactatactataatagccggaatagagataatttggttcaacgatttgattcaacgataattccctaattttgattattacaaaaatagataaatagtgttatatatgtaataaactactaaattattaaaatactactaaatatagtatacttattctactaaactacgaatacaacttatcatattattaaaagatataaataatagtgttatatgtctgctaaactactaaattgttaaactactagaaatagtatatttattctactaaattacgaccacatgttattttattatttttattataaatttataatcattatatatttatataaatattttaaaaatataatataactggataaataaaaattttaaatattaatgggaacccgtgcatcgcacgggatttatgctagtctttattaataagcgaaatcCTTTTTAAATGGTACTTTTTGGTTTCACCATTTTTTGGTACCACCAATTTTTggtttcatttattcatttattcatgtatatcttataattctatttttgtatgtcttttaattttaatattacaTTGTTTATTCCTTGTTATACTTTTACATGTATtatgattttattaaattttgtttatttttgTTATCTTATATTTCTACATGTCATTCTATTAAGTTTAGTTTTATTTTTCTTTCCTTATACTTCTACCTATtaagtttgattttatttttatttcacccTTTTAGCTTTAACCTTTGTGTTCTTAATTCACTTTATGTATTACTAATTCAATATATTATATGTCTTATGTATTACTAATTCAATATATTATACATGTTTGATTTCATCACCTTTTGATTTCATTATAACTCTAAATGTATAacttttattcttttttttaCTTATATATGACTTATAATATCATATGTATTATTTTACCCATTTTTAATTGCAattcttatattaatttcaactGAATAATCATATTTCCTACATGACTCAATGgtatattttaatgaaataataaaaaatttaaaatcgtATAATAATTATAATCTTTTTATTTTAATCATAATACAAATATCGTAATTAATAATTTGGATTGGATTTTCTGagtaaaaattagaaattttgacaTAACACTAATActattatgatttttaaaaattatttaaataaattaacttGGTCGTGCTTAGCACGGTTATCAACTAgtctatactatattattatagcgaaacatggtttcgtttggtAGGTCGGTTAACACCTTTCTATTTTAGtatgttaacaccttccaaaataaagtttaaacaaATTTAATTTAGTTAAAAAAACTAAATCATGTATTGATATAACTACAAACTTTttaaattattatccaacttgATTTCTCATTGCAGTCAACTTTTTTCTTATCTTTTTTGTAGGAAAACAAAAACCTTCCAAATTTTTTTggtaattcaaattataatataacaaaataattaataaattaagaaaaaaacaaaaaaaataatattacaaaaaAATATCTAATGATTCACATACACCATTGTTATTCAAGACTTACACTTTCATATAATCTCTGCACAACAAAGCCACTAATAAGTTGTAGTAGCagtatattttaaaattttaactatctaaattttgaatcaATAATAGGAGgacattttaaaattttaactatctaaattttgaatcaTTCAATAATACAATACATACCaaataatacgtaaatattttaacttcattaatctcaataatatataaatattgtcttttacaaattatttttataaaataataaaattataaatatatataattagtCCTGTTACAGGCTAGTATAATTAATAAGCTTTTTAGTATTTGAATGTTGTCCAACTACCAACCAAATAATTTTTAAGGATGTGTCCTAAACTTATTCTTGCACACcctatttaaataatataattaaaatGCCTTCATTCCTTATTTTATATCTTATATTTATTTGCCACCTTTTTCACAAAAGAGAAAATTTTGTTACTTAAACAAATTGGGGGAGACGTGAAATCAACAtgattataaataaaataagaatatcTAGCCAACTCAATAGCTGCCTTGTTTGCTTGTTGGCTAAtaaacttagatgaggttctgCAACTTGAAGTAATAATCTTGAGTCACATCCCTTACCTCTAACAAATTCAAAGACTGTCGATTAATGACTTGCTTTGTTAACAATGAATCTGTCTCAATCTACAGGCTTGTATTAGTCATCTGTATTGTCACCAACCATTAGACAGTCTAATCTCAATGACTTCTACCTCAAAAACTGAATCAGCAGTTGAGAGTCGCATAGTTCTTCCTGCTACAAAAGATCCTTGATGATTACGTAAAATCATGCCAACAGAAAAAGTGTCTGAGCCAGGAAAACAAGATGCATCCACATTGAGTTTGAATGCTCCTTCCTCGGGTGAACGCTAGTTACAGTCATGCTTATGAGGTTTCTTCTTAACACTCTGAATTCATGGAGTGTAGTGTAGACCCGTTGTGCTTCCTTCCATTCACTTACTAGCAAAATCAGGGGACACGCATTTATCTTCCCACGCCTTCTTATCTCTTCTGAACCAGATACCTCAGAGAGCAATACGGTCACTTCTTCAACAGGAGCATTTCAGAGCTTGTGTAGGAGCCACTCTGTCACCTCCTCAAATATACTCATATCATAGTGAAGCCCACTTTATCCCAGCATTGCATAGCAAAATCTAAGTCAAAAAATAGATAACACATATGTTCAATGTCTCTATTGCACATTGGGCATAAACAGGTAACTGCAACTCCCTTACTACTGAGTCTTCTTCTTACTGGGACAATATTACGACAAAAATGCCATATGAAAATTTTCAACTCATGAGGTAGAAGTAGCCTCCAATTTTTACCACATCTCTAACCTTGTGATATATTATTGGTGCCAATATTCAGAGCTTGCCACAAATGACAATCTGCTTTCGCAGAGTAGATACCATTAGCTGAATTAGCCCATACAACTTTATCACGGCTACTAACTTGAGGTACTTGAATTGCTAATATTGCTTTAGCATCCTCTTCGAGGAACTGCTGCTGCACTCAGATAACATCCAATTGTTTCGTATTGGGGTAAAAAAGATTTGAAACCACTTTGCTTCTACCTTcataaatatgacttctttcaaCATGAAAATCACTTTGTCTCCTTAATCATGGATCTCTAACAGCCACAATATAATTGTCTGTCTCCTACTACCCATCTGAAACCAGTTGACAAAGCCTCATTAACATGCCACATCCCTGACCAGATAAAGCTTGGGTCTTGGCCCTTTACAGCTTTAAAGGGTGAACATCCGGCAAGTACCTTGCCTTGTAACAAAGCAAGGTTCCTGAAGCAATACTAAAATCGTGCAAGTTCCTGAAGGTAAACCGTCTTTTTATTTTGACATGCTAACATCATTCCACGACAGCCAGTTGATGCTCAGAGCTCCACCAATAATTATTATACATTCTCTCTTAGCTTCTGAAACATAATTTTGGTAATAAAAAACATGACATACAATACGAGGGAATCGATTGTGCAACATTACGTATCACGATGGTTTCACCCGCACGTGAAATTGGTTTTCATTGTCAACTTTGTATTCGTTTGCTAGCTCTCTCCTTGAGAAATCCAAAGACATGTTTTCTGATCTCCCCACCAACGACGGAAGACCAAGGCAATTACTATTCATAATACCATTATGAACACCTAACACATCACACAACTCTACTTGCATACTCCTGCTCATATTTGCACTAAAAAAATACCCCTGATTTTTTATGGTTCACAGATTGACCCGACCATTTTTTATAACTATTTAGCAACACTTTCACTGCTCTTGTTTCCTCTATGATAGCCTTAAAAAACAGACATGAGTCATTTGCAAAGAGAACGTGAGAGATAACAGGAGTTGAAGGATTAATTCTGCAGCCGCTTATACATCCACTTGATGAAGCTTGGTCCAAGACATTAAAAAGGCCTTCTACGTAAAATAAAGGAGATAAGGGGAAAGAGGATCCCCTTGCCTCAAACCACATTTAGGAACAATGGGCCCGATACATGCATCTGGGTATATATAAATATGAAGCATTTCACATTTAACTTATGTTCCATCATCTTCCCATTTTTTATCATGTACTCATAGTTTCT is a window of Apium graveolens cultivar Ventura chromosome 11, ASM990537v1, whole genome shotgun sequence DNA encoding:
- the LOC141697248 gene encoding putative galacturonosyltransferase 3, whose protein sequence is MKSCCGSILISSSRITNLIFQVIIHVVLIGAVFPGTLAGLEDFKGSWPSFDCPQWLGQKTTGLEQEQTDTAAAISSHLPDKDIDIIVTYSDISGDVRIRSVRSKDLSASWVWKDPIDDHTQSFKPFARPLQFETRFEVSDDHQTNESSSGDEIQQFVLFPVHPLKIKRQKLRQERKERRTLELIQQGKEVDSEMNAAAVERARGLDTTVMGRYSIWRKEYENPNSDSTLKLMRDQIIMAKAYAKIAKAKNYNSLYDSLLEQSRKSHHAIGDANSDAELLPCALDRAKEMGHMLSLAKDQLYDCIEVARTLRTMVQMTETNIREKKKKSAFLTQLAAKTVPRPLHCLPLVLATDYLLQGYENKAFPNSEKLEDTSLYHYAIFSDNVLATSVVINSTVLNAKEPEKHVFHIVTDKLNFVSMRMWFLVNPPASAAIEVKNVDEFTWLNSSYCTVLRQLESARMREYYFNAHQASSTTSGSDNLKYRNPKYLSMLNHLRFYLPEVYPKLQKILFLDDDIVVQKDLTPLWSVDLQGMVNGAIETCKESFHRLDKYLNFSNPKISQNFDPNACGWAFGMNMFDLKEWRLRNITGIYHRWQDMNEDRTLWKLGTLPPGLLTFYNLTYPLDRSWHVLGLGYDPALNQTAIQNAGVVHYNGNYKPWLDLAIDKYRSYWSKYVMFDNPYLKLCNIGS